In one window of Nocardiopsis aegyptia DNA:
- the paaI gene encoding hydroxyphenylacetyl-CoA thioesterase PaaI codes for MFEADRASKNLGMRLVDLGEGTATVEMAVGPLMVNGHGIAHGGFVFTLADTAFACACNADGRGVTVASGAEITFVAPVREGDLLVATAAERVVFGRSGLYDVTVRRDGEVVAEFRGRSRTLNGG; via the coding sequence ATGTTCGAGGCCGACCGGGCGTCGAAGAACCTGGGGATGCGGCTGGTGGACCTGGGCGAGGGCACCGCCACCGTGGAGATGGCCGTGGGCCCGCTCATGGTCAACGGGCACGGCATCGCGCACGGCGGATTCGTGTTCACGCTGGCCGACACCGCGTTCGCGTGCGCCTGCAACGCGGACGGGCGCGGGGTGACGGTCGCCTCGGGCGCGGAGATCACCTTCGTGGCACCCGTGCGCGAGGGCGACCTGCTGGTGGCCACGGCCGCCGAGCGCGTGGTCTTCGGCCGCAGCGGCCTCTACGACGTCACCGTCCGCCGGGACGGGGAGGTCGTCGCCGAGTTCCGCGGCCGCAGCCGCACCCTCAACGGGGGATAG
- the yjfF gene encoding galactofuranose ABC transporter, permease protein YjfF: MNVLDVGRVKDRVDRIPRRFLPVIATFTVFVLTFGTGSVRYEGFASPQVATNLFVDNAFLIVLAVGMTFVILTGGIDLSVGAVAALSTMIAAATLEAGWPPLAAALAVLASGTALGLLMGLVIHFFDVQPFIVTLAGMFLARGLCFLISVESISITDPVFRELATGTISLGDEVTLTYSVLIALAVVLVAVYVLHLTRFGRTVYAVGGSESSARLMGLPTGRVRVGVYAVSGFCSALGGLLFSLYMLSGYGLHGVGMELDVIAAVVIGGTLLSGGVGYVAGSVAGVLVLGTVQTIISFEGTLSSWWTKIVIGVLLLVFIIFQRMMMRRSG; this comes from the coding sequence ATGAACGTCCTGGACGTCGGACGCGTGAAGGACCGCGTCGACCGCATCCCCCGCCGGTTCCTGCCGGTCATCGCCACGTTCACGGTGTTCGTCCTGACCTTCGGTACGGGGTCGGTGCGCTACGAGGGCTTCGCCTCGCCGCAGGTCGCCACGAACCTGTTCGTGGACAACGCGTTCCTCATCGTGCTGGCCGTGGGGATGACCTTCGTCATCCTGACCGGCGGGATCGACCTGTCGGTGGGCGCGGTGGCGGCGCTGTCGACGATGATCGCCGCGGCCACGCTGGAAGCCGGATGGCCGCCGCTCGCCGCGGCCCTGGCCGTGCTCGCCTCGGGCACGGCGCTGGGCCTGCTGATGGGGCTGGTGATCCACTTCTTCGACGTGCAGCCCTTTATCGTCACCCTGGCGGGCATGTTCCTGGCCCGCGGGCTGTGCTTCCTCATCAGCGTGGAGTCGATCTCCATCACCGACCCGGTCTTCCGGGAGCTGGCGACGGGAACGATCTCGCTGGGGGACGAGGTGACCCTGACCTACAGCGTGCTGATCGCGCTGGCCGTGGTCCTGGTGGCCGTGTACGTCCTGCACCTGACGCGGTTCGGGCGCACGGTGTACGCCGTGGGGGGCAGCGAGTCCTCCGCACGGCTGATGGGCCTGCCGACGGGCCGGGTGCGGGTGGGCGTCTACGCGGTGAGCGGGTTCTGCTCGGCGCTGGGCGGTCTGCTCTTCAGCCTGTACATGCTCTCCGGCTACGGGCTGCACGGGGTCGGCATGGAGCTGGACGTGATCGCCGCGGTGGTGATCGGCGGGACCCTGCTCTCCGGAGGGGTGGGCTACGTGGCCGGGTCGGTGGCGGGTGTGCTGGTGCTGGGCACCGTGCAGACCATCATCTCCTTCGAGGGCACGCTCAGCTCCTGGTGGACGAAGATCGTCATCGGGGTACTGCTGCTGGTCTTCATCATCTTCCAGCGGATGATGATGCGCCGCTCCGGCTGA
- a CDS encoding ABC transporter permease: protein MMRHQLFWPVAALVGLLVLNVAVNPSFLEVRIQDGALYGSVVDILRNGAPTLLIAVGMTLVIATRGIDLSVGAVAAVAGAIACTWLVSGGGAVTAILLALAVCVLLGLWNGFLVSVVGIQPIIATLVLMTAGRGGAMLVTEGQIITVDDPVYHRIGAGFVVLPIAILISLGVLLAVAALTRGTALGMLVESVGTNPRASRLAGVRSRTIVWTVYVFAGLCAGVAGLMISSNVNAADANNAGLWIEMDAILAVVIGGTSLAGGRYSLTGTLVGALVIQTLTTTVYSIGVPPDAILVFKAVVVIAVCLLQSPRTSELLRPRRRTEPADTRAQEVAAP from the coding sequence ATGATGCGCCACCAGCTCTTCTGGCCGGTCGCGGCCCTGGTCGGCCTGCTCGTGCTCAACGTCGCGGTCAACCCCTCGTTCCTGGAGGTCCGGATCCAGGACGGGGCGCTGTACGGCAGCGTGGTCGACATCCTGCGCAACGGGGCGCCGACCCTGCTCATCGCGGTGGGGATGACCCTGGTGATCGCCACCCGGGGCATCGACCTGTCGGTGGGCGCCGTGGCGGCCGTCGCGGGCGCCATCGCCTGCACCTGGCTCGTGTCCGGCGGGGGCGCGGTCACCGCGATACTGCTGGCGCTGGCCGTGTGCGTCCTGCTGGGCCTGTGGAACGGCTTCCTCGTCTCGGTCGTGGGCATCCAGCCGATCATCGCGACCCTGGTCCTGATGACGGCCGGACGCGGCGGCGCGATGCTCGTCACCGAGGGCCAGATCATCACGGTGGACGATCCGGTCTACCACCGGATCGGCGCGGGCTTCGTGGTCCTGCCGATCGCGATCCTCATCAGCCTGGGCGTGCTGCTGGCCGTCGCCGCGCTGACCCGCGGCACGGCCCTGGGCATGCTCGTGGAGTCGGTCGGCACGAACCCGCGGGCGAGCCGGCTGGCCGGGGTGCGCTCGCGCACGATCGTCTGGACGGTGTACGTGTTCGCGGGGCTGTGCGCGGGCGTGGCCGGCCTGATGATCAGCTCGAACGTCAACGCCGCCGACGCCAACAACGCGGGCCTGTGGATCGAGATGGACGCGATCCTGGCCGTGGTCATCGGGGGCACCTCGCTGGCCGGGGGGCGGTACTCGCTCACCGGCACCCTCGTGGGCGCCCTGGTGATCCAGACGCTGACCACGACCGTGTACAGCATCGGTGTGCCGCCCGACGCGATCCTCGTGTTCAAGGCGGTCGTGGTGATCGCCGTGTGCCTGCTGCAGTCCCCGCGCACGTCCGAGCTGCTCCGACCCCGGCGCCGCACCGAACCAGCCGACACCCGCGCCCAGGAGGTGGCCGCGCCATGA
- a CDS encoding sugar ABC transporter ATP-binding protein, translated as MTDSPAPPTEPVVDIRGVTVDFPGVRALSGVDFQLFPGEVHALMGENGAGKSTLIKALTGVHRPTAGEIRLHGERVEFSAPVQAQNAGISTVYQEVNLCPNLSVAENILLGREPRRLGAIDARACRARAARLLERIGLSIDPGSGLDSHPIAVQQLVAIARALAVDARVLVLDEPTSSLDTDEVAELFRIVRVLRDEGVAILFVSHFLEQVYEIADRMTVLRNGSLVGEYLPGRTDRLELVSVMLGRELGTLEEVERRSGDRAPGTEPVLTARGLGRAGSIAPFDLEIHAGEVVGLAGLLGSGRTEMARLLFGADRADTGTLTVGGRAVRPRGPRSMIARGVALCSEDRKAEGLIADLTVRDNLILALQAARGWMRPVPRRVADALVEEYIDKLDIRPADPGAVMSTLSGGNQQKVLLARWLVTRPDLLILDEPTRGIDVGAKAQIQKVVADLAADGMAVLFISAELEEVVRVSDRVVVLRDRRKTAELTGGDVSVDDVMGAIAAHDGQGTAMAS; from the coding sequence ATGACCGATTCCCCAGCGCCACCGACCGAACCGGTGGTCGACATACGCGGTGTCACCGTCGACTTCCCGGGTGTGCGGGCGCTCTCCGGCGTCGACTTCCAGCTGTTCCCGGGCGAGGTGCACGCGCTGATGGGCGAGAACGGCGCGGGCAAGTCCACCCTCATCAAAGCCCTCACCGGGGTGCACCGCCCGACCGCCGGCGAGATCCGCCTGCACGGCGAGCGCGTGGAGTTCAGCGCGCCCGTGCAGGCGCAGAACGCCGGGATCAGCACCGTCTACCAGGAGGTCAACCTCTGCCCCAACCTCTCGGTGGCGGAGAACATCCTGCTGGGCCGGGAGCCGCGGCGCCTGGGCGCCATCGACGCCCGGGCCTGCCGTGCCCGGGCGGCCCGGCTCCTGGAGCGCATCGGCCTGTCCATCGACCCCGGATCCGGCCTGGACAGCCACCCCATCGCCGTGCAGCAGCTGGTGGCCATCGCCCGGGCCCTGGCCGTGGACGCGCGGGTCCTGGTCCTGGACGAGCCGACCTCCAGCCTGGACACCGACGAGGTCGCCGAGCTCTTCCGGATCGTGCGCGTGCTGCGCGACGAGGGCGTGGCGATCCTGTTCGTCTCGCACTTCCTGGAGCAGGTGTACGAGATCGCCGACCGGATGACCGTGCTGCGCAACGGCTCCCTGGTCGGCGAGTACCTGCCGGGCCGCACCGACCGCCTGGAGCTGGTCTCGGTGATGCTCGGCCGTGAGCTGGGCACCCTGGAGGAGGTCGAGCGCCGCTCCGGGGACCGCGCTCCGGGCACCGAGCCGGTCCTGACCGCGCGCGGGCTCGGCCGTGCGGGGTCGATCGCCCCGTTCGACCTGGAGATCCACGCCGGCGAGGTGGTGGGGCTGGCCGGACTGCTCGGCTCCGGGCGCACGGAGATGGCCCGGCTGCTGTTCGGGGCCGACCGCGCCGACACCGGGACGCTCACCGTCGGCGGCCGTGCCGTCCGCCCGCGCGGCCCCCGGTCGATGATCGCCCGCGGCGTGGCCCTGTGCTCGGAGGACCGCAAGGCGGAGGGGCTCATCGCGGACCTCACCGTGCGCGACAACCTCATCCTGGCCCTGCAGGCCGCGCGCGGATGGATGCGCCCGGTACCCCGGCGCGTGGCCGACGCGCTGGTGGAGGAGTACATCGACAAGCTCGACATCCGCCCCGCCGATCCGGGCGCCGTCATGAGCACCCTCTCCGGCGGCAACCAGCAGAAGGTCCTGCTGGCCCGCTGGCTGGTCACGCGGCCCGACCTGCTCATCCTCGACGAGCCCACGCGCGGCATCGACGTCGGCGCCAAGGCGCAGATCCAGAAGGTGGTGGCCGACCTGGCCGCGGACGGTATGGCGGTGCTGTTCATCAGCGCCGAACTGGAGGAGGTGGTCCGGGTGTCGGACCGCGTGGTGGTCCTGCGCGACCGGCGCAAGACCGCCGAGCTCACGGGCGGCGACGTGAGCGTCGACGACGTGATGGGCGCGATCGCAGCGCACGACGGCCAGGGCACGGCGATGGCCTCATGA
- a CDS encoding ABC transporter substrate-binding protein: MKRFTTVAAALVLATVTACGSGGSGGSDEADDGTITMGFAQVGAESGWRTANTESIQQAAEDAGIELQFSDAQQKQENQIRAIRSYIQQDVDVIAFSPVVETGWDAVLLEAQRADIPVILTDRAIDSEDTSLYETFLGSDFVEEGRKAGQWLVDNAEGETSVVELQGTTGAAPAIDRKEGFEEVIADNPDIEIIATQTGDFTRSGGKEVMEAFLRSHDDIDVVYAHNDDMGLGAIEAIRAAGMEPGEDIRIITVDAVEAGMEALAAGEINFIVECNPLLGDQLMELAEQVVAGEEVPERVVVEETTFTQEEAEAALPDRQY; the protein is encoded by the coding sequence ATGAAGAGGTTCACCACGGTCGCCGCGGCGCTCGTTCTCGCGACGGTGACCGCCTGCGGTTCAGGCGGTTCGGGCGGTTCGGACGAGGCCGACGACGGGACGATCACCATGGGCTTCGCCCAGGTCGGCGCCGAGAGCGGCTGGCGCACCGCCAACACCGAGTCCATCCAGCAGGCGGCGGAGGACGCCGGGATCGAACTGCAGTTCTCCGACGCCCAGCAGAAGCAGGAGAACCAGATCCGGGCCATCCGGTCCTACATCCAGCAGGACGTCGACGTCATCGCCTTCAGCCCGGTCGTGGAGACCGGGTGGGACGCGGTCCTGCTGGAGGCCCAGCGCGCCGACATCCCCGTCATCCTCACCGACCGGGCCATCGACTCCGAGGACACCTCCCTGTACGAGACCTTCCTCGGGTCGGACTTCGTCGAGGAGGGCCGCAAGGCCGGCCAGTGGCTGGTCGACAACGCGGAGGGCGAGACCAGCGTGGTGGAGCTCCAGGGCACCACCGGCGCCGCGCCCGCCATCGACCGCAAGGAGGGGTTCGAGGAGGTCATCGCCGACAACCCCGACATCGAGATCATCGCCACCCAGACCGGCGACTTCACCCGGTCGGGCGGCAAGGAGGTCATGGAGGCCTTCCTGCGCTCCCACGACGACATCGACGTGGTCTACGCGCACAACGACGACATGGGCCTGGGCGCGATCGAGGCGATCCGCGCCGCCGGCATGGAGCCGGGCGAGGACATCCGGATCATCACGGTGGACGCCGTCGAGGCGGGCATGGAGGCCCTGGCCGCGGGCGAGATCAACTTCATCGTCGAGTGCAACCCGCTGCTGGGCGACCAGCTGATGGAACTCGCCGAGCAGGTCGTGGCGGGCGAGGAGGTCCCCGAGCGCGTGGTGGTGGAGGAGACCACCTTCACCCAGGAGGAGGCCGAGGCGGCCCTGCCGGACCGCCAGTACTAG
- a CDS encoding LacI family DNA-binding transcriptional regulator, with the protein MDHTPSSVRVNRDPAMTDVARLAGVSHQTVSRVLNEHPNVREQTRLRVRAAIEQLGYRPNRAARALATGRSQLIGVVAQNSTLFGPSSLLAAFELAAAAQGFVVSVRRVRVLDRDSIAAAVEHHREQRVAGIVVIAPTAAAAEALGEVPTEVPLVAVDGDPERDATLVTVDQEAGARLATRHLLAAGHRTVWHVSGPANWFDAAGRVRGWRRALEEAGAEVPPVNAADWSAASGYRAGLMLARMPEVTAVFAANDHLALGILRAMFEHGRSVPGDVSVVGFDDVPEAPFFIPPLTTVRPDFDSVAAEALSVLLSVISGEVAGSTRRVITPTLVERDSVAAPTG; encoded by the coding sequence GTGGACCACACGCCTTCGTCCGTCCGGGTCAACCGCGATCCCGCCATGACGGACGTCGCCCGACTGGCGGGCGTGTCCCACCAGACGGTCTCCCGCGTCCTCAACGAGCACCCCAACGTCCGTGAGCAGACCCGGCTGCGCGTGCGCGCCGCCATCGAACAGCTGGGCTACCGGCCCAACCGGGCCGCCCGCGCCCTGGCGACCGGCCGCTCCCAGCTGATCGGCGTGGTGGCCCAGAACTCGACGCTGTTCGGCCCCTCCTCGCTCCTGGCCGCGTTCGAGCTGGCCGCGGCGGCGCAGGGGTTCGTGGTCAGTGTCCGCCGGGTCCGGGTGCTGGACCGCGACTCCATCGCCGCCGCCGTGGAGCACCACCGCGAACAGCGGGTCGCGGGCATCGTGGTGATCGCGCCGACCGCGGCCGCCGCCGAGGCCCTGGGCGAGGTGCCGACCGAGGTCCCCCTGGTCGCGGTGGACGGCGACCCCGAGCGGGACGCCACCCTGGTGACCGTGGACCAGGAGGCCGGTGCCCGGCTGGCCACGCGGCACCTGCTGGCCGCCGGCCACCGTACGGTCTGGCACGTGTCGGGCCCCGCGAACTGGTTCGACGCCGCCGGGCGCGTGCGCGGCTGGCGCCGGGCGCTGGAGGAGGCGGGCGCGGAGGTGCCGCCCGTCAACGCGGCCGACTGGAGCGCCGCCTCGGGCTACCGCGCGGGGCTGATGCTCGCCCGCATGCCGGAGGTGACGGCGGTGTTCGCGGCCAACGACCATCTGGCGCTGGGCATCCTGCGGGCGATGTTCGAGCACGGCCGGTCCGTGCCCGGCGACGTGAGCGTGGTCGGGTTCGACGACGTGCCCGAGGCCCCCTTCTTCATCCCGCCGCTGACCACCGTGCGGCCCGACTTCGACAGCGTGGCCGCCGAGGCCCTGAGCGTGCTGCTGTCGGTGATCTCCGGGGAGGTGGCCGGCTCCACTCGTCGGGTGATCACCCCGACCCTCGTCGAGCGCGACAGCGTGGCCGCCCCGACCGGCTGA
- a CDS encoding serine/threonine-protein kinase, giving the protein MSNDVPAPYGPPPTDAGSPVEPQTAAPLPPGLKPLEKGDPARVGPYRLVGRIGAGGMGAVYGALDDRGRCVAVKTVHVRFARRSRYRDAFAREVRMLARARGVSTARLHAADVTAKVPWLAFDYVPGRDLRAHVRAFGPLSGDMLRAFAAGTAEGLAALHAAGIAHRDIKPGNVILAPEGPKIVDFGIATEIGADRATDRAASYGTPGWVAPERFTGATAAPEADVFAWGALVALAATGRDPYGTGAPDELRRRAEQGAYDVEGVPDALRALVERALSADPAARPRAVELMRALLPPPEEVGETGRVPAERTLAAMLRAYWRGVDDAGHDPARWAVALGVLSAAGVAGGLAAGTGATTGTGTAAGTGAGAAGAAGAPGVAGGAAAAGAQTATGSSAAGGALSALAGSKLAAAGVGLVLLGGVAAGGYVAYDRLLGPRAAVTEAAGILEEGQGFTVSLRRSYTTAYAEEVAAQTGEPVEAVIADSAVEEEYLYSADDRTFLVRGAAMGEGTVAAANRDGGLYVYGPAPEAAYRSGLVQREFPEGTTAEALSPSLVTGPVRGMLDSGELERVGGSGSEGGGENTVYSGPVTGELIVDGEVLRERTVGLLELDSAGRPAELSYDVGAWAVRIAFTEVDEAADVVEPQRVPGAGGEDVVAVHAPVCGRRDISEKTWEVRADGWDMSCERALEVTDLAYFAEEDEDRVEFLLGYSGSGTTSFLVDEEIYCMAVRDYDMNEAYFEFGTNPWFLHPCRGATPQGQGELGYLEVDIEDTVLIGYVLVE; this is encoded by the coding sequence TTGAGCAACGACGTGCCTGCCCCCTACGGGCCGCCGCCGACCGATGCCGGTTCCCCGGTCGAACCGCAGACCGCTGCGCCGCTCCCGCCCGGCCTGAAGCCGTTGGAGAAGGGCGACCCCGCCCGCGTGGGCCCCTACCGCCTCGTGGGACGCATCGGAGCGGGCGGCATGGGCGCGGTCTACGGGGCCCTGGACGACCGGGGCCGGTGTGTGGCCGTCAAGACCGTGCACGTTAGGTTCGCGCGCCGCTCCCGCTACCGCGACGCTTTCGCCCGCGAGGTGCGCATGCTCGCCCGGGCGCGCGGCGTCAGCACCGCCCGGCTGCACGCCGCCGACGTCACGGCCAAGGTGCCCTGGCTGGCCTTCGACTACGTGCCCGGTCGCGACCTGCGGGCCCATGTGCGTGCGTTCGGTCCGCTCTCGGGCGACATGCTCCGCGCGTTCGCCGCGGGCACCGCGGAGGGCCTGGCCGCCCTGCACGCGGCCGGGATCGCCCACCGCGACATCAAACCGGGCAACGTGATCCTGGCGCCGGAGGGGCCCAAGATCGTCGACTTCGGGATCGCGACCGAGATCGGCGCCGACCGCGCCACCGACCGCGCCGCCTCCTACGGCACGCCCGGGTGGGTCGCGCCCGAGCGGTTCACGGGCGCGACCGCCGCCCCGGAGGCCGACGTCTTCGCCTGGGGAGCGCTCGTGGCGCTGGCCGCCACCGGGCGCGACCCCTACGGCACGGGCGCTCCGGACGAGCTGCGCCGCCGCGCCGAACAGGGCGCCTACGACGTGGAGGGCGTGCCCGACGCGCTGCGGGCCCTGGTGGAGCGGGCCCTGTCCGCGGACCCGGCGGCCCGGCCGCGCGCGGTGGAACTCATGCGCGCCCTGCTGCCGCCGCCCGAGGAGGTGGGCGAGACCGGCCGGGTGCCGGCCGAGCGGACCCTCGCCGCCATGCTGCGCGCCTACTGGCGCGGGGTGGACGACGCCGGACACGACCCGGCCCGCTGGGCGGTGGCCCTGGGCGTGCTGTCGGCGGCCGGGGTCGCGGGCGGCCTGGCCGCCGGCACCGGTGCGACCACCGGAACCGGAACCGCTGCCGGAACCGGTGCGGGTGCGGCCGGAGCGGCGGGTGCTCCGGGCGTGGCCGGGGGAGCGGCGGCCGCCGGCGCCCAGACGGCGACGGGTTCCTCGGCCGCCGGCGGTGCGCTCAGTGCCCTGGCGGGCTCCAAGCTCGCCGCCGCCGGAGTGGGCCTGGTGCTCCTGGGCGGCGTGGCGGCCGGCGGCTACGTCGCCTACGACCGGTTGCTGGGGCCGCGGGCGGCCGTCACGGAGGCGGCGGGGATCCTGGAGGAGGGGCAGGGGTTCACCGTGAGTCTCCGGCGCTCCTACACCACCGCCTACGCCGAGGAGGTCGCCGCGCAAACCGGTGAGCCGGTGGAAGCGGTGATCGCCGACAGCGCGGTCGAGGAGGAGTACCTGTACTCGGCGGACGACCGGACCTTCCTCGTCCGGGGCGCGGCCATGGGGGAGGGCACCGTCGCCGCGGCCAATCGCGACGGCGGTCTGTACGTGTACGGACCCGCGCCGGAGGCCGCCTACCGGTCGGGTCTGGTGCAGAGGGAGTTTCCCGAGGGGACCACGGCCGAGGCGCTGTCTCCCTCACTGGTCACCGGCCCGGTACGGGGCATGCTGGATTCGGGGGAGCTGGAGCGCGTCGGGGGATCCGGTTCCGAGGGCGGTGGCGAGAACACCGTGTACTCCGGTCCTGTGACCGGTGAGCTGATCGTGGACGGCGAGGTCCTGCGGGAGCGGACCGTCGGCCTGCTGGAACTCGATTCCGCCGGGCGGCCCGCGGAGCTCTCCTACGACGTCGGTGCGTGGGCCGTCCGCATCGCCTTCACCGAGGTGGACGAGGCGGCCGACGTCGTCGAGCCCCAGAGGGTGCCGGGTGCGGGGGGAGAGGACGTGGTGGCCGTCCACGCGCCCGTGTGCGGTCGGCGCGACATCTCGGAGAAGACCTGGGAGGTGCGTGCCGACGGTTGGGACATGTCGTGCGAGCGGGCTCTGGAGGTGACCGACCTCGCCTACTTCGCCGAGGAGGACGAGGACCGGGTGGAGTTCCTGCTCGGCTACAGCGGTAGCGGAACGACGTCCTTCCTCGTCGACGAGGAGATCTACTGCATGGCTGTGCGCGACTACGACATGAACGAGGCGTACTTCGAGTTCGGGACCAACCCCTGGTTCCTGCATCCGTGCAGGGGAGCGACCCCGCAGGGGCAGGGGGAGCTCGGGTACCTGGAGGTCGACATCGAGGACACCGTGCTCATCGGCTACGTCCTCGTCGAGTGA
- a CDS encoding ADP-ribosylation/crystallin J1, whose protein sequence is MTEALTLWRPTGPAELALVRASGWREWPPRLPDQPIFYPVLNEDYAVRIAREWNLPRDGEGHVTRFRVDADFARRYPVRQVGGRTILELWVPAEELAEFNSHLRGPITLVRSFLPDHPEGVEPG, encoded by the coding sequence ATGACCGAAGCACTGACCCTGTGGCGCCCCACCGGCCCCGCGGAACTGGCCCTGGTGCGCGCTTCCGGGTGGCGGGAGTGGCCGCCCCGGCTGCCGGACCAGCCGATCTTCTATCCGGTGCTGAACGAGGACTACGCGGTGCGGATCGCGCGCGAGTGGAACCTGCCACGTGACGGCGAGGGCCACGTCACCCGCTTTCGCGTCGACGCCGACTTCGCCCGACGTTACCCGGTACGGCAGGTGGGCGGGCGCACGATCCTGGAGTTGTGGGTGCCCGCCGAGGAGTTGGCCGAGTTCAACTCCCATCTGCGCGGGCCCATCACGCTGGTGCGGTCGTTCCTGCCCGATCACCCCGAGGGGGTCGAGCCGGGCTGA
- a CDS encoding LLM class flavin-dependent oxidoreductase, translating into MQFGIFSVSDVTTDPTTGRTPTEAERIKAMVTIALKAEEVGLDVFATGEHHNPPFVASSPTTMLGYVAARTKDLILSTSTTLITTNDPVKIAEDFAMLQHLADGRVDLMMGRGNTGPVYPWFGQDIRQGIPLALENYNLLHRLWREDVVDWEGKFRTPLQGFTSTPRPLDGVPPFVWHGSIRSPEIAEQAAYYGDGFFHNNIFWPATHTKKLISLYRRRFEHYGHGKADQAIVGLGGQVFMRKNSQDAVREFRPYFDNAPVYGGGPSLEEFTRETPLTVGSPQEVIDRTLGFRDSFGHYQRQLFLMDHAGLPLKTVLEQLDILGEEVVPVLRKEFAAGRPAHVPDAPTHSSLLAAGRRETEGTEELS; encoded by the coding sequence ATGCAGTTCGGAATCTTCTCGGTGAGCGACGTCACCACCGACCCCACCACCGGGCGCACACCCACCGAGGCCGAGCGCATCAAGGCCATGGTCACGATCGCGCTCAAGGCCGAGGAGGTCGGCCTCGACGTCTTCGCCACCGGAGAGCACCACAACCCGCCCTTCGTGGCCTCCTCCCCGACCACCATGCTCGGCTACGTCGCCGCGCGGACCAAGGACCTCATCCTGTCCACGTCGACCACGCTGATCACCACCAACGACCCGGTGAAGATCGCCGAGGACTTCGCGATGCTCCAGCACCTGGCCGACGGCCGCGTGGACCTGATGATGGGCCGCGGCAACACCGGCCCCGTCTACCCCTGGTTCGGGCAGGACATCCGCCAGGGCATCCCGCTGGCGCTGGAGAACTACAACCTCCTGCACCGGCTCTGGCGCGAGGACGTCGTCGACTGGGAGGGCAAGTTCCGCACGCCCCTGCAGGGCTTCACCTCCACCCCGCGCCCGCTGGACGGCGTCCCGCCGTTCGTCTGGCACGGCTCCATCCGCAGCCCGGAGATCGCGGAGCAGGCCGCCTACTACGGTGACGGCTTCTTCCACAACAACATCTTCTGGCCCGCGACCCACACCAAGAAGCTGATCTCGCTCTACCGGCGCCGCTTCGAGCACTACGGGCACGGCAAGGCCGACCAGGCGATCGTCGGCCTGGGCGGACAGGTGTTCATGCGCAAGAACTCCCAGGACGCGGTCAGGGAGTTCCGCCCCTACTTCGACAACGCACCGGTCTACGGCGGCGGCCCCTCCCTGGAGGAGTTCACCCGCGAGACCCCGCTGACCGTGGGCAGCCCGCAGGAGGTCATCGACCGTACCCTGGGCTTCCGCGACTCCTTCGGCCACTACCAGCGCCAGCTCTTCCTGATGGACCACGCGGGGCTGCCGCTCAAGACGGTCCTGGAGCAGCTGGACATCCTGGGGGAGGAGGTCGTGCCCGTCCTGCGCAAGGAGTTCGCCGCGGGCCGGCCCGCCCACGTCCCCGACGCACCCACCCACTCCTCCCTCCTGGCGGCCGGCCGGAGGGAGACCGAAGGCACCGAGGAGCTCTCATGA
- a CDS encoding FMN reductase, whose product MTTRTLVTVSAGMSNPSSTRLLADRLTAATERALLDRGENVRTRTVELRDVAHDVMNAMTTAVPTGDLRGILDDLAAADGVIAVTPVFNASYSGLFKSFFDVVDPEALDGKPVLVGATGGSPRHSLVLEHALRPLFSHTRSVVAPTGVYAASEDWGAGEAGGRELTERIERAAGQLAGFVAEHESRTRDPYEEPTPFADLMSGLGA is encoded by the coding sequence ATGACCACCCGTACGCTCGTCACCGTCTCGGCCGGCATGAGCAACCCGTCCTCGACGCGGCTGCTCGCCGACCGGCTGACCGCGGCCACCGAGCGCGCGCTGCTCGACCGCGGTGAGAACGTGCGCACGCGCACGGTGGAACTGCGCGACGTGGCCCACGACGTCATGAACGCCATGACCACCGCCGTGCCCACCGGCGACCTGCGCGGCATCCTGGACGACCTGGCGGCGGCCGACGGCGTCATCGCCGTGACACCGGTGTTCAACGCCTCCTACAGCGGCCTGTTCAAGTCCTTCTTCGACGTGGTCGACCCCGAGGCGCTGGACGGCAAGCCGGTCCTGGTCGGCGCGACCGGCGGCAGCCCCCGGCACTCGCTGGTGCTGGAGCACGCCCTGCGCCCGCTGTTCTCCCACACCCGCTCGGTGGTCGCGCCGACCGGCGTCTACGCGGCGTCGGAGGACTGGGGCGCGGGGGAGGCCGGCGGACGCGAGCTGACCGAGCGCATCGAACGCGCGGCCGGCCAGTTGGCGGGGTTCGTCGCCGAACACGAGTCCCGGACCAGGGACCCCTACGAGGAGCCCACGCCCTTCGCGGACTTGATGTCCGGCCTGGGCGCCTGA